In the Candidatus Bathyarchaeota archaeon genome, GACTTAGGAAGATTCCTGATAGGTGAGGTTAAATCCGTTTCAAGCATAACGACCACCTTCATAAAAGAAAGACCATTACCCGAGCAGCCTGGAAAGAAAGGAAAAGTCACCGTTGAGGACGCTTTTGAAGCGGCTGTTGAGTTTGATAACGGAGCCGTTGGGACGTTAGAGGCCACAAGATTCGCAGGTGGTAGAAAGAACTTCAACAACTTTGAAATTAATGGGGAAAAAGCCTCCATAGAATTTAACTTGGAGAGGCTTAACGAGCTGAAAGTATACAACATAGCTGAGTTGAACAAAGACATTACGGGGTGGCATACCATACTTGTTACGGAAAGCTACCATCCATTCATCGAGTATTACTGGCCACATGGGCACATCATAGGATGGGAACACACCTTCATCAACGAAGTGTTTCACCTATTTGACGCCATAGTTAACGATAAAAAGATCGGACCCTACGCTGCGACGTTTGAAGACGGATATAAATGCAACGTTATAATGGACGCGATCTCGGATTCAGCTGAGAAAGGCAAAAGAATAGCAGTAAAATATTGACTTTTCTGCCGTTTTGTTAAATGAACTCTTTTTATTTTATATTTTTTATAAAGAATATTTAATAATACTAACTAATAAGTTAATAACCTCTTCTTTCTCATCAAAAATGATCGATGAATTATTCCATGTTTCAAGACCTCTTTTGTTATGAGGATATCCACTCCGCCTAGGTCAAGTCCATTGACTCGTATATTTGGTGAGGTAATTCGGGGCATTGCTTGTCGAGGTAAAATTTGCTGACTTTGATTTGCGCCTCTAGGAGTCGCTTCATTTCGTTTAAGCTACGATATGTGAAGGGGTTCAGCTCTTTCAGCCTCTCGTCTGGTATGCCCTCCACTTTCACAGGAGTTAGAACCTTTTCACCCCAAATGGGGTGCGGCTTATACTCTACGGCTCCTCGGGTCGCCTGCAGTATGAACAGCTCCGTTTCCTCTATGGTGGCGGTGGAACCTCCTATGGGTTTTCTGTCCCCGTTGGGCGTATTTTCGAAGACGGGTTCAGCGACCTCAACTGTTTCGCCGTTGATCGATGTTTTACGCCACCTATATTCGGCGCCTACTCTTCCTATCGTGTTTAACTGGTAAACTTCGATCGGGTCTCCTTGGCTTTTCCTTTTCTCTAGGAGCTCGTAAAACCTGACAACGTGGGCGGTGGGCTTCACGCCCATCGTGAATGGTAGGCAGAATCGGCTGTCGTATTTTACGAGGCCTGCCGATTCTAGGGATTGGGCTGGGTGGCCTACGGTTCTTCCATCGGCGAGAACCTTCGCGGCGAAGGCTGGGTCGTTGATTTTCACCCACGCGTAGTCGGTGAGGTATCCTGGGCTGATGAACACGGCTGTGTTTAAGGGGCCGCTGGAAGCGATATCCCCGTTGAAATAACCAGTGTCCTCGAGGTAGAATACGGATCGAGCGTTTCGGTTCGGCGACCCATAGTACTGGAAGAGCTCGCCTTTCAAGCTTGGGTTTCCGTTCGAATCAAACTCCGTATTCTCATGCAAGGCTCTAGGGGACATGGCCGCCCGCCAAAGGGCTGCCTGGTTTTCATCCACGTCCTCGGTTTTGGTCCAAGAGCCCCTTTCTGATCCTATCACCTGATCCTCAAATATGGCTATGATGTCGTCGTTTTTCAAAACCTGTTCTCGAACATAGCTTAACGGGTTTACCTTAAACTTCTCCCAGTATACTCGGGAGTTTTCCCCCGTGAACACGTACATGCCATGGGTGGATTTGCCGGCTCCTGTTAAAGCCCATATGCACATGACAACCCGCCTTTCCCCGCCGTCCACTCTCTTCACGGTGAACTCCCTGAGGGACGCGTGCTCACCGGTTCCACCCATCTTATATACATGGTATATCCAATGGGATAGGAAGCCCTTCTTCACCTCGCCCTGATAGGAGCTGCAGGTGACGATCGTGTAGTCGTGGTGGGGGAATCGCAGAACCTTCAGGAGCTCTCCGTTTCCAGGCGTTGCCGGGTTCCCCAAGTAATGGGGTATGCAAAACAACTCTACGTCGGGTGTCAGCGAGGGGTCGCTGGGGAAGCAGAGTTGGCTCCACCGATAGGCGATGTCGGGGAACTGTGGGTCGCAGTATAGTCGGCATCGCATCTCGGCTTTCGAGCCCGGTTTACCCAGTATGGCGTCCACTTGAATGAGGGGCCCCTGAGCCAAGATATGCTCTAGGACGCGGAGCATCAGCAGTTTATGCTCGTAGGCTAGCTCGTTGTCTCTTTCTACGACGACGCTTCCCGCTTCGGATCTATGCCATATGTTGGAGGCCCATCCCCATGAGCCGTTCTTAAACCTTAGCCCGTATAGCTTCGCTCGGTCCAATAGGTCGGGGGGGTTTCTCAATAAGGCTTGGACACCGCTCTTCTCTTTTAACGCGATGATCCTGTTGAAGGATTCCTTGAACCCTTCGATGGTGATCTGCTCTAAGGGAGGTATGACCCTGTCTGTCTGAGCCGTCTTTAAACAGGTTTGAGACGGCTCCTGAAGGGTTTGATGGCCGCCTATGCTTTGAGGGTTCTCGACGCGTCCCATATGGCCCGAGGGTTATGGAAGCTACATGCAGAAATATAAGTTTTACCGACTACATTTTAACTAAATGTCAAAATAAAATGTTTTTAAGATACAAAATGAAGATTTATAAGTCACTTAAAATACATTTAAACCCATGCTGGATAAAAAGGAGCTTAGACTCCTACTAGAGTTGGTGAAGGACGGCCGACAGAAAATCACCGAGCTGTCCAGCAAATGCGGGTTAACGAGACAAAGCACGTACGAGAAGCTGTTAAAGTTCGAACGAATGGGCTTCAAGTTCACCATCGACATAAACCCAAAGGACCTAGGCCTAAACCTAACAGCCTACGTACTGGTCGTCGCTGACCCGCACAGCAAGTTCAGGAAGGAAACAGACGCCCAGATAAAGAACTTCAAGGAAATCTCCCAGATCCACTACATCCTAGGAAGATTCGACGTCATCGCTGAGGTCATGGTGAGAAACATGGAAGAGTTCAGGGAAGTCCTCACAAGAATACAAAGCCTCCCAGCCGTGAGGAAAACTGAAACCCTCATGGTCTACGAAACCCCGAAAAGGGAGAGAATGGACCCAATCATCAACGCTATCGAGAAACGGCTGACGGAGCCTTAAACGCCGCGAACCCATCAACCCAGACGGACATCGTACGCCAGCTCCGAGCCATAATCGCTTTAAGTTGGGAAACATTTAAAGAAGCCTTAAAATAAATAAATGAATGCTCGTCAAACTAAATTAGTCGACGGCCTCATCTTCCACCGGCTGCGCGGTGCCTAGGCATGAGCCTTCTA is a window encoding:
- a CDS encoding phosphoenolpyruvate carboxykinase (ATP), producing MGRVENPQSIGGHQTLQEPSQTCLKTAQTDRVIPPLEQITIEGFKESFNRIIALKEKSGVQALLRNPPDLLDRAKLYGLRFKNGSWGWASNIWHRSEAGSVVVERDNELAYEHKLLMLRVLEHILAQGPLIQVDAILGKPGSKAEMRCRLYCDPQFPDIAYRWSQLCFPSDPSLTPDVELFCIPHYLGNPATPGNGELLKVLRFPHHDYTIVTCSSYQGEVKKGFLSHWIYHVYKMGGTGEHASLREFTVKRVDGGERRVVMCIWALTGAGKSTHGMYVFTGENSRVYWEKFKVNPLSYVREQVLKNDDIIAIFEDQVIGSERGSWTKTEDVDENQAALWRAAMSPRALHENTEFDSNGNPSLKGELFQYYGSPNRNARSVFYLEDTGYFNGDIASSGPLNTAVFISPGYLTDYAWVKINDPAFAAKVLADGRTVGHPAQSLESAGLVKYDSRFCLPFTMGVKPTAHVVRFYELLEKRKSQGDPIEVYQLNTIGRVGAEYRWRKTSINGETVEVAEPVFENTPNGDRKPIGGSTATIEETELFILQATRGAVEYKPHPIWGEKVLTPVKVEGIPDERLKELNPFTYRSLNEMKRLLEAQIKVSKFYLDKQCPELPHQIYESMDLT
- a CDS encoding Lrp/AsnC family transcriptional regulator gives rise to the protein MLDKKELRLLLELVKDGRQKITELSSKCGLTRQSTYEKLLKFERMGFKFTIDINPKDLGLNLTAYVLVVADPHSKFRKETDAQIKNFKEISQIHYILGRFDVIAEVMVRNMEEFREVLTRIQSLPAVRKTETLMVYETPKRERMDPIINAIEKRLTEP